The following nucleotide sequence is from Bdellovibrio sp. ArHS.
ACCGCTTTGGCTAATTCATCTTCGTAATAAGCCATGGCTGTGGCCGTGAACATTTCACCAAGAAAAAGAATCAAAAGCCAGCCGCCGCGTTTTTTGATCATCTCAAGCATTGAGATTTTCAAATACGGGGCATCCAAGGTCTCAACCCCCCCGAGTTTGTGAATATCTTCGGTGGCTTCTTCTTGAATCGCTGTGGCCACGTCATCGAACGTGACGATACCTTTCATGATACCGTTTTCATCAACAACGGGAACGGCCATCAGGTCTTGTTGCGAAAAGATACGACCGATCTGTTCCTGGTCCATTTCGACTGGAACTTTCAGAACATCGGTGTGCATGATCTCAGAAATGCGTTTACCCGGGGCCGCAGAAAAAAGTTCGCGGAAAGACACGACACCCAAAAGTTTTTGGTCTGAATCCAAGACATAGGCGTAATAGATGGTTTCTACATGCGTCTTAGCCTGAATGCGAATGTAGGTGATGGCCTCGTCCACGGTCATGTCGGGGCGCAGACGGACGAAACGGGAACTCATCAGTCCCCCGGCGGCATCTTCCGCATAAGCCAAAAGGGCCGTCACTTCTCGTTTCGTTTGCGGGTCCAGCAAAGCTAACAATTCATCGCGATAATCAGATCCCATTTCCTGGATCAAGTCGGCCACGTCATCGGGCGCCAACAAACGAATCCAAGAGCGTTTTTCGAGGGGAGCGGCTTCCATGATCAGTTCAGCCTGGTCATGGGTCTTAAGGCTTAGAAATAATTCTTCAGCTTCTGTGCGGGGCAGTTCTTTGAACTTTTCACGACGTTCATCGGGGCTTAATGCCGACCAGGTGTCAGTCAGGCTCAGCAGGGAGTTCTGTTCCTGGCTCTCGTCGTGTGCTTGGTTGTTGTCTTCCATCACCGCGCTCCGCTAGTTGCAAATAGAATCTGTGTCCACTTCGACCTCTCGGAGCAGATCTGTGCCGAGAAATACCCCTTTT
It contains:
- the mgtE gene encoding magnesium transporter, whose protein sequence is MEDNNQAHDESQEQNSLLSLTDTWSALSPDERREKFKELPRTEAEELFLSLKTHDQAELIMEAAPLEKRSWIRLLAPDDVADLIQEMGSDYRDELLALLDPQTKREVTALLAYAEDAAGGLMSSRFVRLRPDMTVDEAITYIRIQAKTHVETIYYAYVLDSDQKLLGVVSFRELFSAAPGKRISEIMHTDVLKVPVEMDQEQIGRIFSQQDLMAVPVVDENGIMKGIVTFDDVATAIQEEATEDIHKLGGVETLDAPYLKISMLEMIKKRGGWLLILFLGEMFTATAMAYYEDELAKAVVLSMFIPLIISSGGNSGSQASTLVIRAIALGEVRGRDWWRVLGREVLTGLTLGLLLGAIGFIRILLWPNRESLYTTHYMLVAATVAASVVGVVLWGTISGSMLPFILKKVGFDPASASAPAVATLVDVTGLVIYFTAASLFLTGVLL